One genomic segment of Mesoterricola silvestris includes these proteins:
- a CDS encoding 2'-5' RNA ligase family protein: protein MSTIALVLHDPAASRVREVWSLLETEFGLAGVHKVPFPHLTLMAFEGLTHYEVKSLLERVSQSLPPFMLETSGIGLFGAPARILFAPVVKTPVLSELHQGVCAEVAKLGGRIPPLYVPERWVPHITLAQGDPVRGTYGQAVDLVLQQNLHLAFEVRNLTLFDWIGPRYEPCDRFPLTGRLAAAGEP from the coding sequence ATGTCCACCATCGCCCTGGTTCTCCACGACCCGGCAGCCAGCCGGGTGAGGGAGGTGTGGTCGCTGCTGGAAACCGAATTCGGCCTGGCCGGGGTCCACAAGGTCCCCTTTCCCCACCTCACCCTCATGGCCTTCGAAGGCCTGACCCATTACGAGGTGAAGAGCCTCCTGGAACGGGTCTCCCAGTCCCTCCCCCCCTTCATGCTGGAAACCAGCGGAATCGGCCTCTTCGGCGCCCCCGCCCGGATCCTCTTCGCCCCCGTGGTGAAGACCCCCGTCCTGTCGGAGCTGCACCAGGGCGTCTGCGCCGAAGTGGCGAAGCTGGGCGGCCGGATCCCCCCCCTGTACGTCCCCGAACGCTGGGTTCCCCACATCACCCTGGCCCAGGGCGACCCCGTCCGCGGAACCTACGGCCAGGCCGTGGACCTGGTGCTGCAGCAGAACCTCCACCTCGCCTTCGAGGTGCGCAACCTCACCCTCTTCGATTGGATCGGCCCCCGCTACGAGCCCTGCGACCGCTTCCCGCTCACGGGAAGGCTGGCGGCGGCGGGGGAGCCCTGA
- a CDS encoding phosphatase PAP2 family protein yields the protein MKVLAIVLASTALWGQTPYSRDEIPKLPGLLWEDAKSVAQAPASWDASDWKALGLGAAAVLGTAVLLDKTLDDASKRNHTDARDRLATNLARPGGTAGLVLMGAGYLGFTVLGKDEPRSVIVDMGVATVLAQAAILPLKYGAGRARPLDGKGTHDFRALSSQDGFPSGHAAQAFAMASVISMRSTEPWVGWCAYGAAGLVGVARLGTRDHFASDVVAGALVGTVMGRAVVRVNEGIRSHAGRAAFSVEPAFSPGFKGVTVTARF from the coding sequence ATGAAGGTCCTCGCGATCGTCCTGGCGAGCACCGCCCTCTGGGGCCAGACCCCCTACTCCCGCGATGAAATCCCCAAGCTCCCCGGCCTGCTCTGGGAGGATGCGAAGTCCGTGGCCCAGGCGCCGGCTTCCTGGGACGCTTCCGACTGGAAGGCCCTGGGCCTGGGCGCCGCCGCCGTCCTGGGCACCGCCGTCCTCCTGGACAAGACCCTGGACGACGCCTCCAAGCGCAACCACACCGACGCCCGGGACCGCCTGGCCACGAACCTCGCCCGGCCCGGCGGCACCGCCGGCCTCGTCCTCATGGGCGCGGGCTACCTGGGCTTCACCGTCCTGGGCAAGGACGAGCCCCGCTCGGTCATCGTGGACATGGGCGTGGCCACGGTGCTGGCCCAGGCGGCCATCCTGCCCCTGAAGTACGGCGCCGGCCGGGCCCGGCCCCTGGACGGGAAGGGCACCCACGATTTCCGCGCCCTATCCTCCCAGGACGGCTTCCCCTCCGGCCACGCCGCCCAGGCCTTCGCCATGGCCTCCGTGATTTCCATGCGGTCCACCGAGCCCTGGGTGGGCTGGTGCGCCTACGGGGCCGCCGGACTGGTGGGCGTAGCCCGCCTGGGCACCCGGGATCACTTCGCCTCCGACGTCGTGGCCGGGGCCCTGGTGGGCACCGTCATGGGCCGCGCCGTGGTGCGGGTCAACGAAGGCATCCGGAGCCATGCGGGCCGGGCGGCCTTCAGCGTCGAGCCGGCCTTCTCCCCCGGCTTCAAGGGCGTCACGGTCACCGCTCGTTTTTAA
- the sucD gene encoding succinate--CoA ligase subunit alpha has translation MSILLGNSTRLIVQGITGREGLFHAKGCREYGTQVVGGVTPGKGGTEVDGFPVFDTVKAARKATGANATMIFVPPPAAADAILEALDAGIELIVCITEGIPVQDMVKVKRVLAEHPGQRLVGPNCPGVITPGQAKIGIMPGRIHLAGHVGIISRSGTLAYEAVGQLTALGIGQSTCVGIGGDPINGTNFIDCLKLFQADPDTHAIVMVGEIGGNAEEEAAAFIKANVTKPVVAFIAGQTAPPGRRMGHAGAIISGGKGTAKEKMAALEAAGITVVVSPAEMGKAMAERLAARS, from the coding sequence ATGTCCATCCTGCTCGGCAATTCCACCCGCCTGATCGTCCAGGGCATCACCGGCCGGGAAGGCCTCTTCCACGCCAAGGGCTGCCGGGAGTACGGCACCCAGGTGGTGGGCGGCGTCACCCCCGGCAAGGGCGGCACCGAAGTGGACGGCTTTCCCGTCTTCGACACCGTCAAGGCCGCCCGCAAGGCCACGGGCGCCAACGCCACCATGATCTTCGTGCCGCCCCCGGCGGCCGCCGACGCCATCCTGGAGGCCCTGGACGCCGGCATCGAGCTCATCGTCTGCATCACCGAGGGCATCCCCGTGCAGGACATGGTCAAGGTCAAGCGCGTCCTGGCCGAGCACCCCGGGCAGCGGCTGGTGGGTCCCAACTGTCCCGGCGTCATCACCCCCGGCCAGGCCAAGATCGGCATCATGCCCGGGCGCATCCACCTGGCCGGCCACGTGGGCATCATCTCCCGCTCCGGCACCCTGGCCTACGAGGCCGTGGGCCAGCTCACCGCCCTGGGCATCGGGCAGAGCACCTGCGTGGGCATCGGCGGCGATCCCATCAACGGCACCAACTTCATCGACTGCCTCAAGCTCTTCCAGGCCGACCCCGACACCCACGCCATCGTGATGGTGGGCGAGATCGGCGGCAACGCCGAGGAGGAGGCCGCCGCCTTCATCAAGGCCAACGTGACCAAACCCGTGGTGGCCTTCATCGCAGGGCAGACCGCCCCTCCGGGCCGGCGCATGGGCCATGCCGGCGCCATCATCAGCGGCGGCAAAGGCACCGCCAAGGAAAAGATGGCTGCCCTGGAGGCCGCCGGCATCACCGTGGTGGTGAGCCCCGCCGAAATGGGCAAGGCCATGGCCGAGCGTTTGGCTGCCAGGTCCTGA
- the sucC gene encoding ADP-forming succinate--CoA ligase subunit beta — protein MNIHEYQAKELLRTYGVATPGGRVARDAAEAAAITREMGGRSVVKAQIHAGGRGKGGGVKFAKTPEEAAELFTKMNGMNLVTKQTGAEGRTVHTVFLSDPVDIARELYLSFLVDRATGRVTALASTEGGVEIEEVAEHTPEKIVKIAVDSALGLTGHQARELAFALGLEGDSWKKGATFFQNLYRLFVEKDCSMVEINPLVVTAQGDVCALDAKIAFDDNALFRHPEIVAYRDLNEEAHAEIEASKYGLNFIKLDGSIGCMVNGAGLAMATMDIIQYHGSSPANFLDVGGGASEEAVKNAFRIILQDPGVKAVLVNIFGGIMRCDIVAAGVVNAAKDIGVTVPVVVRLEGTNVEQGKKILSESGLSIQVAANLDDAARKVVASIR, from the coding sequence ATGAATATCCACGAATACCAGGCCAAGGAACTGCTCCGGACGTACGGCGTCGCCACCCCGGGGGGGCGGGTTGCCCGGGATGCGGCCGAGGCCGCGGCCATCACCCGGGAGATGGGCGGCAGGAGCGTCGTCAAGGCGCAGATCCACGCCGGCGGCCGCGGCAAGGGCGGCGGCGTCAAGTTCGCCAAGACCCCCGAGGAGGCCGCGGAGCTCTTCACGAAGATGAACGGGATGAATCTCGTCACGAAGCAGACCGGCGCCGAGGGCCGCACGGTCCACACCGTGTTCCTCTCCGATCCCGTGGACATCGCCCGGGAGCTGTACCTGAGCTTCCTGGTGGACCGCGCCACGGGCCGCGTCACGGCCCTGGCCTCCACGGAGGGCGGCGTTGAGATCGAGGAGGTCGCCGAGCACACCCCCGAGAAGATCGTGAAGATCGCCGTGGATTCGGCCCTGGGCCTCACCGGCCACCAGGCCCGGGAACTGGCCTTCGCCCTGGGCCTGGAGGGCGACAGCTGGAAGAAGGGCGCCACCTTCTTCCAGAACCTCTACCGCCTGTTCGTGGAGAAGGACTGCTCCATGGTGGAGATCAATCCCCTGGTGGTCACCGCCCAGGGCGACGTCTGCGCCCTGGACGCCAAGATCGCCTTCGACGACAACGCCCTCTTCCGCCACCCGGAGATCGTGGCCTACCGCGACCTCAACGAGGAGGCCCACGCGGAGATCGAGGCCTCGAAATACGGCCTGAACTTCATCAAGCTGGACGGCAGCATCGGGTGCATGGTCAACGGCGCCGGCCTGGCCATGGCCACCATGGACATCATCCAGTACCACGGCTCGAGCCCCGCCAACTTCCTGGACGTGGGCGGCGGCGCCTCCGAGGAGGCCGTGAAGAACGCCTTCCGGATCATCCTCCAGGACCCCGGCGTCAAGGCGGTGCTGGTGAACATCTTCGGCGGCATCATGCGGTGCGATATCGTGGCCGCGGGCGTGGTGAACGCCGCCAAGGACATCGGCGTGACGGTCCCCGTCGTGGTGCGCCTGGAGGGCACCAACGTCGAGCAGGGCAAGAAGATCCTCTCCGAGAGCGGCCTGAGCATCCAGGTGGCCGCCAACCTCGACGACGCGGCGCGCAAGGTCGTGGCCTCCATCCGATGA
- a CDS encoding type IV pilus twitching motility protein PilT: MPQLDRLLAHISPRGGLRLRLEPNAPPILELAGGTEMPLLANPLPPTMVEVLAKEVVPLEREAALAATGEAYFDHEAGGEVYRILVNRGPQGTRITAEPSRGAATATQPLPRRTNPPAPIPAPARVPPPAPVPAPAPVPSPAPAAAGTPGQPIYGTHPLAEALFRALLEHKGSDLHLSSFEAPIVRVHGDMEDLSDFGILGPSQIMELMEALAPAAAWRQFTEKNDADFAYPFEAGGCRLRVNYFMDRVGPGLVCRVIPNEIPDPDKLGLPDPVRRLAALSKGLVLVTGPTGSGKSTTLAAIIDIANKQRDDHILTIEDPIEFVHPRKRCLVNQREVGTHTESFKSGLRAALREDPDIVMVGEMRDLETISIALETAITGHLVFGTLHTSSAIGTVDRIVDQFPADRQQQIRVMLADALKCVISQALLKRVGGGRIAALETLFITPAISNLIREGKNFQIPSAMQTGRAYGQKLMNDALVELIQAKQVEPKEGYLKCPDKESYMNALKRAGIDWDLRAHEAS, from the coding sequence ATGCCCCAGTTGGACCGCCTGCTGGCCCACATCTCCCCCCGGGGCGGACTGCGGCTCCGCCTGGAGCCCAACGCCCCGCCCATCCTGGAGCTGGCCGGAGGCACGGAGATGCCCCTCCTGGCCAATCCCCTGCCCCCGACCATGGTGGAGGTCCTGGCCAAGGAGGTGGTGCCCCTGGAAAGGGAGGCCGCCCTGGCCGCCACGGGCGAGGCCTATTTCGACCACGAGGCCGGCGGGGAGGTGTACCGCATCCTGGTGAACCGCGGGCCCCAGGGCACCCGCATCACCGCGGAGCCCTCCCGGGGCGCCGCCACCGCGACCCAGCCCCTGCCCCGCCGCACGAATCCCCCCGCGCCCATACCAGCCCCAGCTCGCGTTCCGCCCCCGGCGCCCGTTCCGGCCCCGGCGCCCGTTCCGTCCCCCGCGCCCGCCGCGGCCGGCACCCCCGGGCAGCCCATCTACGGCACCCATCCCCTGGCGGAAGCGCTGTTCCGGGCCCTCCTGGAGCACAAGGGCTCCGACCTCCACCTCAGCTCCTTCGAGGCGCCCATCGTCCGGGTCCACGGGGACATGGAGGACCTTTCCGATTTCGGGATCCTGGGACCCAGCCAGATCATGGAGCTCATGGAGGCCCTGGCCCCCGCGGCCGCGTGGCGCCAGTTCACCGAGAAGAACGACGCGGATTTCGCCTACCCCTTCGAGGCCGGCGGCTGCCGCCTGCGGGTGAACTACTTCATGGATCGCGTGGGGCCGGGCCTGGTGTGCCGGGTCATCCCCAACGAGATCCCGGACCCCGACAAGCTGGGCCTGCCGGACCCGGTCCGGCGCCTCGCGGCCCTGAGCAAGGGCCTGGTGCTCGTCACGGGCCCCACCGGGTCGGGCAAGTCCACCACCCTGGCCGCCATCATCGATATCGCCAACAAGCAGCGCGACGATCACATCCTCACCATCGAGGACCCCATCGAGTTCGTGCATCCCCGCAAGCGCTGCCTGGTGAACCAGCGGGAGGTGGGCACCCACACCGAATCCTTCAAGTCCGGCCTCCGGGCCGCCCTGCGCGAGGACCCCGACATCGTCATGGTGGGCGAGATGCGGGACCTGGAGACCATCTCCATCGCCCTGGAGACGGCCATCACGGGCCACCTGGTCTTCGGCACCCTGCACACCTCCAGCGCCATCGGCACCGTGGACCGCATCGTGGACCAGTTCCCCGCGGACCGCCAGCAGCAGATCCGGGTGATGCTGGCCGACGCCCTCAAGTGCGTCATCAGCCAGGCCCTCCTCAAGCGCGTGGGCGGAGGCCGCATCGCCGCCCTGGAGACCCTCTTCATCACCCCCGCCATCTCCAACCTCATCCGCGAGGGCAAGAACTTCCAGATCCCCAGCGCCATGCAGACGGGCCGCGCCTACGGTCAGAAGCTCATGAACGACGCCCTGGTGGAACTCATCCAGGCCAAGCAGGTGGAGCCCAAGGAAGGGTACCTGAAGTGCCCGGACAAGGAATCCTACATGAACGCGCTCAAGCGCGCCGGAATTGATTGGGACCTGCGGGCCCACGAGGCAAGCTAG
- a CDS encoding type II toxin-antitoxin system RelE/ParE family toxin, giving the protein MRVTRGAEGDLAEIVAFLAEREGPTVAERILEGILDAANDLAEFPERGSCPKELLNLGIREFRQVMFQPYRLIYRIAGNQALLLLVADGRREFQSQLERRVLRD; this is encoded by the coding sequence GTGCGGGTCACGCGGGGAGCCGAAGGCGATCTGGCCGAGATCGTCGCTTTCCTGGCGGAGCGCGAGGGCCCCACGGTGGCCGAGCGCATCCTGGAAGGCATCCTCGACGCCGCGAACGATCTCGCCGAATTCCCCGAACGCGGCTCCTGCCCCAAGGAACTGTTGAACCTGGGCATCCGGGAATTCCGGCAGGTGATGTTCCAGCCCTACCGCCTGATCTATCGGATTGCGGGAAACCAGGCCCTCCTGCTCCTGGTTGCCGACGGGAGACGCGAATTCCAGAGCCAACTGGAACGTCGCGTCCTGAGGGATTAG
- a CDS encoding type II toxin-antitoxin system Phd/YefM family antitoxin — translation MKYSAQVKPITHLKAHAAEVLLQLSGRREPLVITQNGEAKAVLQDVTSYEETQETLALLKLLAIGTREAEEGRTRPLSEVGKRLRAGIRP, via the coding sequence ATGAAGTACTCGGCCCAGGTCAAACCCATCACCCATCTGAAGGCCCACGCCGCAGAAGTCCTGCTCCAGCTCTCCGGGCGCCGGGAACCCCTGGTGATCACCCAGAACGGGGAAGCGAAGGCCGTGCTCCAGGACGTGACCTCGTACGAGGAGACCCAGGAGACCCTCGCCCTCCTCAAGCTCCTGGCCATCGGCACCCGTGAGGCGGAGGAGGGGCGGACCCGTCCCCTCTCCGAAGTAGGCAAGCGCCTGCGCGCCGGCATCCGTCCCTGA
- a CDS encoding polyprenyl synthetase family protein, whose product MSRIDLLRYFLPISSKLSEVEEELQRQMESDVAVVGRLASHVGSGKGKRLRPALVLLGSRLCGVESTEDVRFAVVFEMMHTATLIHDDVIDHAQTRRAKPTLNALWGNTLTVLFGDLLYLRSMSSAIAGRSFRMLEIMAEVTTRMIEGELIQNDCLFNLDTTRKDYFDIQERKTALLFSGCTETGAVLAGRPEADCEALRRYGLEIGRAFQLVDDLLDYTSTEAEMGKPVFSDLREGKLTLPMLTLLERAPQEARPIIARIWENGEKLPISPADEKALRALLERHDALAETRDLARRASEAATAALKPVAGHDGTRRLLLDIPGILLARSN is encoded by the coding sequence ATGTCCCGCATCGATCTGCTGCGCTACTTCCTGCCCATCTCCTCCAAGCTTTCCGAAGTGGAGGAGGAGCTGCAGCGCCAGATGGAATCCGACGTGGCCGTGGTGGGGAGGCTGGCCTCCCACGTGGGTTCGGGCAAGGGCAAGCGCCTGCGGCCCGCCCTGGTGCTGCTGGGCAGCCGCCTGTGCGGGGTGGAGTCCACCGAGGACGTGCGGTTCGCCGTGGTCTTCGAGATGATGCACACGGCCACCCTCATCCACGACGACGTCATCGACCACGCCCAGACCCGCCGGGCCAAGCCGACCCTCAACGCGCTCTGGGGCAACACCCTCACGGTGCTCTTCGGGGACCTGCTCTACCTGCGCTCCATGTCCTCCGCCATCGCCGGCAGGTCCTTCCGGATGCTGGAGATCATGGCCGAGGTCACCACCCGCATGATCGAGGGCGAGCTCATCCAGAACGACTGCCTGTTCAACCTGGACACCACCCGCAAGGACTACTTCGATATCCAGGAGCGCAAGACCGCGCTGCTGTTCTCGGGCTGCACCGAGACCGGCGCCGTGCTGGCCGGGCGCCCCGAAGCCGATTGCGAGGCCCTGCGCCGCTACGGCCTGGAGATCGGCAGGGCCTTCCAGCTGGTGGACGACCTCCTGGACTACACCTCCACCGAGGCCGAGATGGGCAAGCCCGTCTTCTCGGACCTGAGGGAAGGGAAGCTGACCCTCCCCATGCTCACCCTCCTGGAGCGGGCCCCCCAGGAAGCCCGCCCCATCATCGCCCGCATCTGGGAGAACGGCGAGAAGCTCCCCATCTCCCCCGCCGACGAGAAGGCCCTGCGCGCCCTCCTGGAGCGCCACGACGCCCTCGCCGAGACCCGCGACCTGGCCCGCAGGGCCTCCGAGGCGGCCACGGCGGCGCTAAAACCGGTGGCGGGACACGATGGCACCCGGCGCCTGCTCCTGGACATCCCCGGAATCCTCCTGGCCCGCAGCAACTGA
- a CDS encoding YajQ family cyclic di-GMP-binding protein has product MATDCSFDVVSKVDMDEVKNAVTQAMKEIGQRFDFKGSISKIDLKEEGVLVLASDDEVRLKAVVDVLQSKLVKRGVSIRAMEFGKVEPASKGTCRQEVKILQGIPTEKAKGLVKVLKDAKVKVQASIQGDQLRVSGKNKDDLQDAIALLKKNDQGLDLQFTNYRN; this is encoded by the coding sequence ATGGCCACTGATTGTTCGTTCGATGTGGTGTCCAAGGTGGACATGGACGAGGTGAAGAACGCCGTCACGCAGGCCATGAAGGAGATCGGCCAGCGCTTCGATTTCAAGGGCTCCATCTCGAAGATCGACCTGAAGGAGGAGGGGGTTCTCGTCCTCGCCAGCGACGACGAGGTGCGGCTCAAGGCCGTGGTGGACGTCCTCCAGAGCAAGCTGGTCAAGCGGGGCGTGAGCATCCGGGCCATGGAGTTCGGCAAGGTGGAGCCCGCCAGCAAGGGCACCTGCCGCCAGGAGGTCAAGATCCTCCAGGGCATCCCCACCGAGAAGGCCAAGGGCCTCGTGAAGGTGCTCAAGGACGCCAAGGTCAAGGTGCAGGCCTCCATCCAGGGCGACCAGCTGCGGGTCTCGGGCAAGAACAAGGACGACCTGCAGGACGCCATCGCCCTTCTCAAGAAGAACGACCAGGGCCTCGACCTCCAGTTCACGAACTACCGGAACTGA
- a CDS encoding NUDIX hydrolase — MRLLAQHSPGFDPSRPWVDKVVEVKGETRLFRHILVRRRSPHTEREHGFTRLLCPDWVNVVAFTREGELLLVEQFRHGIGASTFEVVGGVCDPGEEPGESGRRELLEETGHIPDRWISLGSCSPNPAIQDNRCHFFLGLDCRCEAGLDLDPSEELRVWAVPWKEAEAMLREGRIDHALVQVALLRLFLWEGWEDLKRKLNCHGDATLEDHGGADGH; from the coding sequence ATGCGCCTCCTCGCCCAGCACTCCCCCGGATTCGACCCCTCCCGCCCCTGGGTGGACAAGGTCGTGGAGGTGAAGGGCGAGACCCGCCTCTTCCGGCATATCCTCGTGCGGCGCAGGTCGCCCCATACCGAGCGGGAGCACGGCTTCACGCGGCTGCTGTGCCCGGACTGGGTGAACGTCGTGGCCTTCACCCGGGAGGGGGAGCTGCTCCTGGTGGAGCAGTTCCGCCACGGCATCGGCGCGAGCACCTTCGAGGTGGTGGGGGGCGTGTGCGACCCCGGGGAGGAGCCCGGGGAATCCGGGCGCCGGGAGCTGCTGGAGGAGACCGGCCACATCCCGGACCGCTGGATCAGCCTGGGCAGCTGCTCCCCCAATCCGGCCATCCAGGACAACCGCTGCCACTTCTTCCTGGGCCTGGACTGCCGGTGCGAGGCGGGGCTGGACCTGGATCCCTCCGAGGAGCTGCGCGTGTGGGCCGTGCCCTGGAAGGAGGCCGAGGCCATGCTCCGGGAAGGCCGCATCGACCACGCCCTCGTGCAGGTGGCCCTGCTGAGGCTCTTCCTCTGGGAGGGCTGGGAGGACCTCAAGAGGAAGCTAAATTGTCACGGGGATGCTACATTGGAGGATCACGGAGGGGCTGATGGCCACTGA
- a CDS encoding outer membrane protein assembly factor BamD: MDVPRASFLALAAVLLTGCSTEDPRLPEKLYEEAIDLNRQGRNQEAQSLMKQLASQYPESPKGQQATKDLYTLEALLRQDLRDRTRQLHGSMKRVADALTRFKGKHGEYPRFLSALVPDYLEQMPETPWKHPFFYRPYVTTPIMDVKDRRGRVAQVFSTKFDGYVLVSLGVDMQVGGDDLAADTYVVNGEWYKGSAPPPIPTPQPLR, translated from the coding sequence ATGGACGTTCCACGAGCATCGTTTCTGGCCCTGGCCGCGGTTCTGCTCACCGGTTGCAGCACCGAGGATCCCCGGCTGCCCGAGAAGCTGTATGAAGAGGCCATAGACCTCAACCGCCAGGGGCGGAACCAGGAGGCCCAGAGCCTCATGAAGCAACTGGCCTCCCAGTACCCCGAATCCCCCAAGGGCCAGCAGGCCACCAAGGACCTCTACACCCTGGAGGCCCTGCTCCGCCAGGACCTGCGCGACCGCACCCGGCAGCTCCACGGCAGCATGAAGCGCGTCGCGGACGCCCTGACGCGCTTCAAGGGCAAGCACGGCGAGTACCCGCGCTTCCTCTCCGCCCTGGTGCCCGATTACCTGGAGCAGATGCCCGAGACGCCCTGGAAGCACCCCTTCTTCTACCGGCCCTACGTGACCACGCCGATCATGGATGTGAAGGACCGAAGGGGCCGGGTGGCCCAGGTGTTCAGCACCAAGTTCGACGGCTACGTGCTGGTGAGCCTGGGCGTGGACATGCAGGTGGGCGGCGACGACCTGGCCGCGGACACCTACGTGGTGAACGGCGAATGGTACAAGGGCAGCGCCCCCCCGCCCATCCCCACGCCCCAGCCGCTGCGCTAG
- the tdh gene encoding L-threonine 3-dehydrogenase, which yields MRALVKSRREPGLWMEDVPMPETGPNDVLIRIHKSAICGTDMHIWNWDAWSQKTIPVPMHVGHEYVGIIEKVGDEVEGYKVGDRVSGEGHIVCGHCRNCRAGKRHLCPNTRGVGVNRPGSFAEYLSLPATNLFKVPDGISDDLASIFDPYGNAAHTALSFDMVGEDVLITGAGPIGIMAVAIAKHVGARNVVITDVNPYRLDLARRMGATRAVDVSREKLADVEKELGMTEGFDVGMEMSGNASAFRGMIDSMANGGRIAMLGILGEDVAVDWGKVIFKGLFLKGIYGREMFETWYKMAAMIQGGLDISPIITHHFPIEDFRQGFEVMGSGKSGKVILDWGVK from the coding sequence ATGAGAGCACTGGTCAAGAGCAGGCGGGAACCCGGATTGTGGATGGAGGACGTCCCCATGCCGGAGACGGGCCCCAACGACGTGCTGATCCGCATCCACAAGTCCGCCATCTGCGGCACGGACATGCACATCTGGAACTGGGACGCCTGGAGCCAGAAGACGATCCCCGTGCCCATGCACGTGGGCCACGAGTACGTGGGCATCATCGAGAAGGTGGGCGACGAGGTCGAGGGCTACAAGGTGGGCGACCGGGTTTCCGGCGAAGGCCACATCGTCTGCGGCCACTGCCGCAACTGCCGCGCCGGCAAGCGCCACCTCTGCCCCAACACCCGGGGCGTGGGCGTGAACCGCCCCGGCTCCTTCGCGGAGTACCTGTCCCTTCCCGCCACCAACCTGTTCAAGGTGCCCGACGGCATATCCGACGACCTGGCCTCCATCTTCGATCCGTACGGCAACGCGGCCCACACCGCCCTGTCCTTCGACATGGTGGGGGAGGACGTGCTCATCACCGGCGCCGGCCCCATCGGGATCATGGCCGTGGCCATCGCCAAGCACGTGGGCGCCCGCAACGTCGTGATCACCGACGTGAACCCCTACCGGCTGGACCTGGCCCGCAGGATGGGCGCCACCCGCGCCGTGGACGTCTCCCGGGAGAAGCTGGCCGACGTGGAGAAGGAACTGGGCATGACCGAAGGCTTCGACGTGGGCATGGAGATGAGCGGCAACGCGTCGGCCTTCCGCGGCATGATCGATTCCATGGCCAACGGCGGCCGCATCGCCATGCTGGGGATCCTCGGGGAGGACGTGGCCGTGGACTGGGGCAAGGTGATCTTCAAGGGCCTGTTCCTGAAGGGCATCTACGGCCGGGAGATGTTCGAGACCTGGTACAAGATGGCCGCCATGATCCAGGGCGGCCTGGACATCAGCCCGATCATCACCCACCACTTCCCCATCGAGGACTTCCGCCAGGGCTTCGAGGTCATGGGCAGCGGGAAGTCCGGGAAGGTCATCCTGGACTGGGGCGTCAAGTAG